In Synechococcus sp. RS9909, one genomic interval encodes:
- the miaB gene encoding tRNA (N6-isopentenyl adenosine(37)-C2)-methylthiotransferase MiaB, whose translation MNKADSERMAGILESMGYREASAELEADLVLYNTCTIRDNAEQKVYSYLGRQAQRKRTNPNLTLVVAGCVAQQEGESLLRRVPELDLVMGPQHANRLDVLLAQVEQGQQVVATEEHHILEDITTARRDSAICGWVNVIYGCNERCTYCVVPSVRGKEQSRLPAAIRLEMEGLAAQGFKEITLLGQNIDAYGRDLPGITPEGRRQHTLTDLLQFVHDVEGLERIRFATSHPRYFTERLIDACAELPKVCEHFHIPFQSGDDAVLKAMARGYTVDRYRRIIDRIRERMPDAAISADVIVAFPGETAAQYRRTLDLIEAIGFDQVNTAAYSPRPNTPAADWPDQLPEAVKVERLREINALVERVARARSARYAGRTEQVLVEGINPKDPEQVMGRTRTNRLTFFPAARTDGSRWQPGDLVEVRIEAVRSFSLSGTPI comes from the coding sequence ATGAACAAGGCCGATTCCGAGCGTATGGCCGGAATCCTGGAATCCATGGGCTATCGCGAAGCGAGCGCCGAGCTGGAGGCCGATCTGGTGCTTTACAACACCTGCACGATCCGCGACAACGCCGAGCAGAAGGTTTACAGCTATCTGGGGCGCCAGGCGCAGCGCAAACGCACCAATCCCAATCTCACCCTGGTGGTGGCCGGCTGCGTCGCCCAGCAGGAGGGCGAATCGCTGCTGCGGCGCGTGCCCGAGCTGGATCTGGTGATGGGCCCCCAGCACGCCAACCGCCTTGATGTGCTGCTGGCCCAGGTGGAGCAGGGCCAGCAGGTGGTGGCCACCGAAGAGCACCACATCCTTGAAGACATCACCACCGCCCGCCGCGACAGCGCCATCTGCGGCTGGGTGAACGTGATCTACGGCTGCAACGAACGCTGCACCTACTGCGTGGTGCCCTCCGTGCGCGGCAAGGAGCAATCACGGCTGCCGGCAGCGATCCGGCTGGAGATGGAGGGACTGGCTGCCCAGGGGTTCAAGGAGATCACCCTGCTGGGGCAGAACATCGATGCCTACGGCCGCGATCTCCCCGGCATCACCCCGGAGGGACGCCGCCAGCACACCCTCACCGATCTGCTGCAGTTCGTGCACGACGTGGAAGGCCTCGAGCGCATCCGCTTCGCCACCAGCCACCCGCGCTATTTCACCGAACGCCTGATCGATGCCTGCGCCGAGCTGCCCAAGGTGTGCGAACACTTCCACATCCCCTTCCAAAGTGGCGACGACGCCGTGCTCAAAGCGATGGCCCGCGGCTACACGGTGGATCGCTACCGCCGCATCATCGATCGCATCCGCGAGCGCATGCCCGATGCGGCGATCAGCGCCGATGTGATTGTGGCCTTCCCGGGAGAAACCGCCGCCCAATACCGGCGCACCCTGGATCTGATCGAGGCGATCGGCTTCGATCAGGTGAACACCGCCGCCTACTCCCCCCGCCCCAACACCCCCGCTGCCGACTGGCCCGATCAGCTACCGGAAGCGGTGAAGGTGGAGCGCCTGCGGGAGATCAATGCCCTGGTGGAGCGCGTGGCCAGGGCCCGCAGCGCCCGTTATGCCGGCCGCACTGAGCAGGTGCTGGTGGAGGGCATCAACCCCAAGGATCCCGAGCAGGTGATGGGCCGCACCCGCACCAATCGGCTCACCTTCTTCCCCGCCGCACGCACGGATGGCAGCCGATGGCAGCCGGGTGATCTCGTGGAGGTTCGAATCGAGGCCGTGCGGTCCTTCTCCCTCAGTGGCACCCCCATCTGA